The following proteins are co-located in the Microcystis wesenbergii NRERC-220 genome:
- a CDS encoding chlorophyll a/b-binding protein yields the protein MTARGYTTEEQGRLNNFAVEPKMYVDSSSSLGFTKNAEKLNGRLAMIGFVSLLAIELLTGKGIIAWITSL from the coding sequence ATGACTGCCCGCGGCTACACCACCGAAGAACAAGGAAGACTGAATAATTTTGCTGTTGAACCAAAAATGTACGTTGATAGTTCTAGCAGTCTCGGTTTTACCAAAAACGCTGAAAAATTGAATGGCAGACTAGCCATGATTGGCTTTGTCTCTCTTTTAGCCATTGAATTGTTAACCGGTAAAGGAATTATTGCTTGGATTACCAGTCTCTAA
- a CDS encoding energy transducer TonB → MTSSYFGLETEENKLINSNNLSFAASLGIHGLLLAIILPNFLNNPVQESKKDLRNVNLIELNPLEQSRLPSLDSSLSSLPELPNPNLSSSSLPPLPPMDGIHNSTLPPLPSVSSLPPLPSLPALPPLSSLPSVNIYSPPVASIPSLGRLPIPRNFPTSTPSLPSPPSVPTLLDNNNLPRETNNNRIPPDFDPYQDNLTLDRLRKSPLSASQQAQEQLNNSLARTPEPNGQSPIDEQRRQQLMWEMQERLRSLEADKSNTSNEDAMRNQVDWLARVQKTNPNALNELNQPNQGSRGITTVNLTGNYPATACSRQLAGTAVYGVTVDGQGRLSSEPQLIKSAGFPIFNQQGAREVRLTRFNNPSGESRIYQVRVSFAPNPEVCRGAIANPPKPEGSNLNTRNSPPVTPAIETPLRPNQPPQPAVSPQPDNVKPPETTGPNPAPTQSEPPKEAIIEEKAPETPPQTPALNQPEGSPASPPTSQNPQPLSEEALPPSPPAEAKTEPES, encoded by the coding sequence ATGACATCCTCCTATTTTGGTCTAGAAACCGAAGAAAATAAACTAATTAACTCTAATAATCTCTCGTTCGCCGCTTCTCTTGGTATTCATGGCCTGCTTTTGGCGATTATCTTACCTAATTTCCTCAATAATCCAGTGCAGGAGTCAAAAAAGGATTTACGCAACGTCAATCTGATTGAATTGAACCCTCTAGAGCAGTCACGTCTTCCCAGTCTTGACTCCTCCCTGTCCAGCTTACCGGAACTGCCTAACCCCAATTTGTCTTCTTCCTCTTTGCCTCCTCTCCCCCCCATGGATGGCATCCATAACAGCACCTTACCTCCTTTACCCTCGGTTTCTTCCCTTCCCCCCTTACCTTCCTTACCTGCTTTACCTCCCCTCTCCTCTTTACCCTCCGTCAATATCTATTCTCCTCCCGTGGCATCTATTCCCTCTCTGGGTAGATTACCGATTCCTCGCAATTTTCCCACTTCTACCCCCAGTTTACCTAGTCCTCCTTCTGTTCCCACGCTGCTGGACAATAATAATCTGCCTAGGGAGACTAATAACAACCGGATACCGCCTGACTTCGATCCCTACCAAGATAATCTAACTTTAGATAGATTGCGAAAATCCCCTCTTAGTGCATCGCAACAGGCACAGGAACAATTAAACAATTCCTTGGCCCGCACGCCGGAGCCGAATGGTCAATCGCCCATTGATGAACAGCGTCGTCAACAATTAATGTGGGAAATGCAGGAACGTTTGCGCTCCCTGGAGGCGGATAAAAGTAATACCAGTAACGAGGATGCCATGAGAAATCAGGTGGATTGGCTGGCCAGAGTCCAAAAAACTAATCCTAACGCCTTAAATGAACTAAATCAGCCCAATCAGGGCAGCAGAGGCATAACTACCGTCAATTTGACCGGTAATTATCCCGCTACGGCTTGTTCCCGTCAATTAGCGGGGACGGCGGTTTATGGGGTGACGGTGGATGGTCAAGGCCGCCTCAGCAGTGAACCCCAGTTAATTAAAAGTGCTGGCTTCCCGATTTTCAATCAACAGGGGGCTAGGGAAGTGCGCTTAACTCGTTTTAATAATCCCAGTGGTGAGTCGAGAATCTATCAGGTGCGAGTCAGTTTTGCCCCTAACCCGGAAGTGTGCCGAGGTGCGATCGCTAATCCTCCAAAACCAGAGGGTAGTAACCTCAATACGCGTAACTCCCCCCCCGTAACGCCGGCAATTGAAACCCCGCTTCGTCCTAATCAACCGCCGCAACCGGCCGTTAGCCCCCAACCGGATAACGTCAAGCCGCCCGAAACCACAGGTCCAAATCCGGCCCCAACCCAGTCAGAACCGCCCAAAGAAGCGATAATCGAAGAAAAAGCCCCAGAAACTCCTCCCCAAACCCCCGCTCTCAATCAGCCGGAGGGTTCCCCCGCTAGTCCCCCCACTAGCCAAAATCCTCAACCCCTGAGCGAGGAAGCCTTGCCCCCCAGTCCGCCGGCGGAAGCTAAAACTGAACCAGAAAGTTAG
- the hisB gene encoding imidazoleglycerol-phosphate dehydratase HisB: MISTSQIPDSFVSPCRRASVSRTTKETDVQVTIDLDGSGNCRAQTGIPFLDHMLQQIASHAAIDLDVRATGDLEIDDHHTNEDVGITLGQALLQALGDKKGIVRFGHFVAPLDEALVQVALDFSGRPHLSYGLEIPTQRVGTYDTQLVREFFVALVNHSQMTLHIRQLDGINSHHIIEATFKAFARAMSMAIAIDPRRAGIIPSSKGVL; the protein is encoded by the coding sequence ATGATTTCCACTTCCCAGATACCCGATTCTTTTGTCTCACCTTGCCGTCGCGCCTCCGTTAGTCGTACTACCAAAGAAACCGATGTACAGGTGACGATCGATCTTGATGGTAGCGGCAATTGTCGCGCCCAGACAGGAATTCCCTTTCTTGATCATATGTTGCAGCAAATCGCCTCCCACGCTGCGATCGATCTCGATGTGCGTGCCACGGGAGATCTAGAAATTGATGACCATCACACCAATGAAGACGTGGGAATCACCCTCGGACAAGCTTTACTGCAAGCTTTGGGAGACAAAAAAGGGATCGTCCGTTTCGGGCATTTTGTCGCCCCTCTCGATGAAGCTTTAGTGCAGGTTGCCCTCGATTTTTCCGGTCGTCCCCACCTCAGTTATGGTCTAGAAATTCCCACCCAAAGAGTGGGAACCTACGATACTCAGCTAGTGCGGGAATTTTTTGTTGCTTTGGTCAATCACAGTCAAATGACCCTACATATTCGTCAATTAGACGGGATTAATTCCCATCATATTATTGAGGCTACTTTTAAAGCTTTTGCCCGGGCGATGAGTATGGCCATAGCGATCGATCCCCGTCGCGCCGGTATAATTCCCAGTTCTAAGGGAGTTTTATAG